Part of the Longimicrobiales bacterium genome, CTGTCGACTGCGGACGGCGCGAGCGACCTGATCTCAGCCGCTGAATCAGCCTTCGGACAGGTAGACATTCTCGTGACCAACACGGGCGGGCCTCCTCCGGGAATGTTCGAAGACCACGGACCGGAAGTATGGCGTGATGCGATTGCGCAGAACTTCGAGAGCGTGATCAACTTGGTGCGTGCTGCGCTGCCAGGGATGAAGGAGCGGCGCTGGGGGAGGATCGTCAATGTGACTTCGATCTCGGTGAAGCAGCCGGTCGCGGGACTGATCCTTTCGAACGCGATCAGGGCTGGCGTAACGGGCTTCGCAAAGACCGTTTCCAATGAGGTGGCCCCCTTCAACGTGACCGTGAACAATATCCTTCCGGGCTATACGCGGACCGAGCGCCTCGTACATTTGGCAGACGCGATATCTGAGCGGGATGGGACGACTGTCGAGGAAGTCTACGACGGCTGGGCCGCGGAAATTCCCATGGGACGGGTCGGGGAGCCTTCGGAGTTCGGGGGCGTCACAGCTTTTCTCTGCTCCGAACAGGCATCGTACGTAACCGGACAATCAATTGCCGTCGACGGCGGCTGGATCAAAGGACTCATCTGATGGGCGCAGTAGGCTTCCAGGAAGCGGACTACATCTGGAAAGACGGGAAGTACGTTGGCTGGCATGACGCCAACATCCACCTGCTCTCCACGGCGGTGCAGTTCGGCACCTCGGTGTTCGAGGGCATCCGAGCCTACGAGACGGCGAAGGGTCCGGCGATTTTCCGGCTCGACGCCCACATCGATCGGCTCATGGATTCGGCAAAGATCTATCGGATGCTGCCAGAGTACTCCGCTGAGCAGCTTCGTGACGTTTGTGTCGACATCATCCGCAAGAACGCCCTCCGAAACTGCTATATCCGGCCCATGATACTCCGCGGGTATGGCACCCCTGGGTTGAACCCGACCCTGAGCCCACTCGAGACATATGTCGCGGCCTGGGGCTGGGGCACCTACCTGGGTGAGGAAGCGCTTACGAAGGGGGTCGACGTCTGTGTGTCTTCCTGGCAGCGCATGGCGCCCAACACGTTCCCTGCACGCGCGAAGGCCGGCGGCCACTACGTGAACGCTCAGCTCATGAAGATGGAGGCTGTCCAGAATGGGTACGTCGACGCGATCGCCCTCGGCACAGGGGGACTTGTCAGCGAAGGCAGCGGCATGAACATCTTCCTCGTTGATGAGGGCAAGATCATTTCGCCGGTCCTCGATGGCACCTCACTGGTGGGCCTCACCCGGGGCGCGGTAATCAAGTTGGCCGAGGACCTAGGGTACGAAGTCGTCGAGCGGCCCGTTCCGCGGGAAGAGCTCTACACGGTGGACGAGATCTTCTTCACTGGCACGGCCGCAGAAGTGACCCCGGTAGCCAGCGTTGACAGAATCGAGATCGGATCGGGGAAGGCCGGGCCCATTACGCTCGACATCCAGAGGCGATTCCTCGACACCGTTCGAGGTGAGACCGACGACCCGCATGGATTCCTGACGGTCGTGGAAGAGTAGTCACGTACGAGACTTGTGCGCGTAATAGTGAATATCTCCGCGACGCGACGGCCGAACAGTCGAATCTGGGCTAGCTAGCCTGCACCGCGCAGAAATGCCCTTCGGTGCGAACACTGCGCACCCCACTCCACCAGCGTCCCACGAACGCATCGCCCGCGATATTCTGCACTGACAACACCGTGTGCGCCCCGTCGAACTGGAACACGTCTCGGCGGTTGTTCTGAGAACCCAGGCGTAACAAAATCTCGCGCCCGTCGGCCCCGTCGCTCTCGATGACGAGTACGCCTGGCCCCGCTGGATCAGTACTCCGCAGGTCCTGAACCGGCTGAGCTCCCACAGCTGTCAGATCCAAGTTGGTGAACCCTCCGAGCGGTGTCCGAGCGTCCTGCAGCACCCGGAGGTTCGCCGGCTGCTCAGACAAGGTCATCTCACCCTGGACGGTCCGCATGTCGGATCCTACCAGCACCACCCTATAAGACCCTGCCATGGAAACCATCGACTCGCCCGAAGACAGAGTCGCAGTCGACGGCACACAAGCGGCTAGAGAAAACATCTCGCCGCCTGCACCGCCTGTCGCACCCCGGCATGCCGCCAACATGATCGATCCGAGGAGGACAATCCGTGCGAGCCTCAGCGGAGCACCCGCACGATACGGCCGTTTTCATCGACTACTGCAATGGGTCCCCGAAAGACGTCGCCACTCAAATCGATGAACGACGGTGACACCCCGGCGATGCCAGGCGCCCTCGGTGGTGCCGGAGTTATCCCCTGGTAGGAATCGGCCTGACTCATATCCACGCTGTACCCGAGGTCAAACAACGACCCGACCGTAATCGAGCTAAGTGTGCTCGCGAGCGCCGAGTTCAGACGTGGTGTCATGAGTTCCACGGTCATCACCGACTCTCGCCAGTGGGAATCCCCCGAGCCAGCTGCAGACGCGTTCTCAACCGGGACCTTCGCTCCGACGTATGCGTCACCGCCGTTCGCGTCGAACGCGACGATCGCTCGTTCCCCGAAGAAATGGGTGTCCTGGTTAGGAACAAGGTTGTCTTCGCCGTCGAGAGACGGATTCCGGAGCAAATCCTTACGGTTCCATAAGGTGCCAATCCCCAAGACGTGGCCCATCTCATGGAGGATGACCGGGAACAGCTGGTTGTTGTTCTCCAGAACCTGCAGGTCGGCTTCGTCAAATTCCATCCGGCCGATGACCGGAATGCTTCCGATTTGCCTTGTGAAGCAGGGTCCTGCGGATGCGAGCGTGCCACCAGGACCATCTTTCGCAACAATTTTCACATAGATAAGCACATCGTCCACGACTTGGTTCAGCACCGGCTTGCTGGAAACGCACCACTCGGGCACGGTTTGATTAATGAAGTTCACGTCATGCACGTCGGCAACGATGATTTCAGCCCACCGAGCCGCCGCCGCGATCATCGCGCTGTCTTGACTCTCCGTTCCATTAGCCTCGAAGACGATGTCAATGTTGAAGGGCTGCAGCGGCTCACCGACCGTGACGTTGAGCTTTGCCCCATTCACAGGGCCGGCACCCTGGCCCTCACAACACCCATGGACAAGGATGTTGTACTCACCGTCTGCGAAGCCGATCTGGCAACTCTCATCGGAGCCGGGGCTGAAGCTCAGACAGTCGTCGTACCCGGCTCGCCCTGAGGGTCGCTCTCCGTGTTCTACGAACAGATCGGCGTCGCCCGTGCCCCCAATAAGCTCGACAGTCAACGTCGCGGGACCAGCGATGTCGACACGGAACAACACTTCTTCCTCCAGCAACGCGGAGTACGAGGTTGAATCGTCCAGCGTGATGATCGACTGGTTTTTTACCGTTACGCCTCGACTCTCCTCGTTGTTGTTCTCGAGAAGTTCGGTCACCGCGTCGTCTGGGTCTGCGACTACGGTCAGCGTCGTCTCCCCCACGACCATCGGACCGACGGTCACCTCAACCTCGATCTCCGTGAAGGATTCCATCGCCGGCACGTCCGCCGTCCCGACCTGGTTGTTCGCGCCATCCAGAACCTGAACACGGAAACCCGTGCCAGTCGTATCATCGCCGTTGTTCTTCACCGTGGCGCGGACGGTGAACTCGTCGAGGTTCGTCGGGTCATAGCGCGAGAGCCGAAGCCCGTCATTGATCACCAGATCGGGAAGCGGATTGATGCTCCGAGAAAACGCCTTCACTTCCGCGGTGCCACTTCCGCTCGCCGCAACAAGAGTCTGCGGCCCAAACGACATCCCGAGAGTCCAAGTAGTGGACAACTCGCCCATAGAATCCGTGGTGCCAGAGCCCACACTAACCGAACCGTTGTCCGGCGCGGGCGTAAACGTGACGGTCGCACCGGCCACCGCAGCCCCACCCGCGTCACGGGCTCGAGCGACGATTGCCTCAGCGAGAGCTGTGCCGTTGATCGCGTCCTGAGACAGCCCGCTCACAATCGCGACACCCGTTGCGATCTGCTGAACCGTGACAGTCGCGGTGGCGTTGAGCCCGCCACTGGACGCG contains:
- a CDS encoding SDR family oxidoreductase is translated as MDLGLKGKVAVVAGSSQGLGRAVADALAAEGVDLVINSRSPEKLLAVKNQIIQHTGARVEAVPCDLSTADGASDLISAAESAFGQVDILVTNTGGPPPGMFEDHGPEVWRDAIAQNFESVINLVRAALPGMKERRWGRIVNVTSISVKQPVAGLILSNAIRAGVTGFAKTVSNEVAPFNVTVNNILPGYTRTERLVHLADAISERDGTTVEEVYDGWAAEIPMGRVGEPSEFGGVTAFLCSEQASYVTGQSIAVDGGWIKGLI
- a CDS encoding branched-chain amino acid transaminase; this encodes MGAVGFQEADYIWKDGKYVGWHDANIHLLSTAVQFGTSVFEGIRAYETAKGPAIFRLDAHIDRLMDSAKIYRMLPEYSAEQLRDVCVDIIRKNALRNCYIRPMILRGYGTPGLNPTLSPLETYVAAWGWGTYLGEEALTKGVDVCVSSWQRMAPNTFPARAKAGGHYVNAQLMKMEAVQNGYVDAIALGTGGLVSEGSGMNIFLVDEGKIISPVLDGTSLVGLTRGAVIKLAEDLGYEVVERPVPREELYTVDEIFFTGTAAEVTPVASVDRIEIGSGKAGPITLDIQRRFLDTVRGETDDPHGFLTVVEE